The window ATGCCGCCGGCCGCCTCGATGATCGGCATTTGCGGCAGGATGTCGTAGTCGAAGACATTGCTTTCGACGAGAATGTCGATGCCGCCGAGCGCAAGCAGACCGGCGGCATAGCAGTCATGCGAGAAGCGGCTGAAGCGCACCTTTGCGGCGAGCGCCGCGAAACGGTCGTGACGCGTGCGGTCGAACTGTTCCAAGGCGGACGTATAGAGAATGGCCTCGTCAAGCCGGGTTTTGTCGCTGGTCCGGATCGGTTCGCCGTTGAGCGTTGCAGCTGCACCGGTGCCGAGCCAGCGTTCGCCGGTGATCGGCTGGTTGATCAGGCCGAGAACGGGTCTGCCCCGGTACAGCAGCGCGATCTGGGTGCCGAAGGCGAGCGAGCCGGAGAGGAAGGATTTCGTGCCGTCGATCGGGTCGAGCACCCATACCCAATCCGCATCGGCCCGGCAGACGCCAAACTCCTCGCCCCTGATGCCGTGCTCCGGGAACGCATCCTCGATCATGCGGCGCATGATCGTTTCCGCATCGCGGTCGGCGATGGTGACGGGACTGGCATCGGCCTTGGCATCGACCTCTATCCGCTTGCGGAACCAGGGGCGGATCGTCGCGGCGGCGGCATCCGCCATGGCATGGGCGAGCGCCAGAAAGGCCGGCGGGCAGGTGGTTTGCGCATTCATCCGTCGTTCCTTTCGGCTTCCTGGGCGATATCGTCGAGCATGGTCCGGACCGTCTCCACCTGCCGGTGGGCGGCGGCGGCCTCGCGGCTCAGGCGCGGCGCAAGGTCCCCCGGTCCGAGATCGGTGAAGCTTGCGGTGCGGGCGGGAATGAAAGGATCCGGCGCATCCGACGGGCGGCGCAGGGCCGGGGCAAAATAGCCCTCCTCCTCCTCCAGACCGAAGGCGAGAACCTGCGGGCGATCTTCGCCGAGCAGAAGCAGGTCCACAAACATCGCCTGCATGGGCAGGTGGCCCTCGCCCGATACGCAAGCCAGATGCGCCCAACCGCCGCGATCCGGCTTGACGAGGCAATCCTTGACATGAACCTCTGTAATATAGGGCCCCTGCATCGCCAGCGCCGGAATGGGCAGCTCGTAGGCGTTGATCATGTTGCCGAAATCGAAGAGCAGGCTGAGACGCGGATTGGCGACCGCCTTGACGATGTGCACCAGCTCTTCCGATTTCAGATCCTCGTGCTGCTCCAGCGTATAGCGCAGTCGGCCCTTGGGATCGAAATCGGCAAGACGCCGGAGGTCGGCGATCGTCCAGGCGATGATCTGCGACACCCGCCCCTCGTAACGGGGATAGCAGCGTAGCGAGGTCGCATCCGTGGCAAGCGCGATGCGCACGGCGTCGGAAAGACCGGACCCCTCGGTAGTGCTGGTCTCGACATGGAGTTCCAGCCCGCGCGCCTTGAGCTGCGCGGCGAAAGCCGCCAGCGCGTCGCCGTCCATGCGGCTGAGGCTGGTGTGCTCTCCGTCGTCGACGTGCAGCTTGAGACCGCAAAGGCGCTGATCGGCGGCAAAATCCGCAAGCTGCAACGGTGTCATGTCGCCGAAGCGCATGTTGAGATGAAAGGCATAGGCATGGGCAAAGAGCGGCGCGCTCCGCGCGCGCGACGCAAGCCGGGTGCGGCTTGCCGGGTCAAGCGCGGCGATCGACTTGCGCCAGTCCGGCGGGTCAAGGCTCCATGGCATTTCCGTCACGGTATCGGCTCCTCCGTCGTTCACGTTGCGCATCCTTCAGGCGGCGAGGACCAGCAGATCGCGATCCGAGATGCTGACCTCGACAGCCGCGCCGACGGCCGGCGGCGGCCGGTCGGGCTGGTTGAACGTGTCGAGGGAAAGGCTCTGGTCGCCGACCATGACACGAATGCGGATCACCGAACCCAGGAAATGCACCTCGGCGATGCGGCCGGCAAGCACCACGTCATGCCCCTCGGCCCGGCCGAGCGCCACCGTTTCCGGCCGAAGCGCCAGGCTGATACGCTCGCCGGCGCGCGCCGACAGCGGCCGGTTCAGCGCGACGGGCACTTCGCCGAGGCGAACGCGGCCATTGGCCGCCTCCACCACATCGGCATCGACGAGATTGAGCGTGCCGACGAACTCCGCCACGAACCGCGTTGCCGGACGATTGTAGATCTCGAAGGGCGTGCCAACCTGGTCGGCAATGCCCTGGTGCATGACGACGATGCGATCCGAGATGGAGAGCGCCTCTTCCTGGTCG of the Roseateles sp. XES5 genome contains:
- a CDS encoding inositol monophosphatase family protein encodes the protein MNAQTTCPPAFLALAHAMADAAAATIRPWFRKRIEVDAKADASPVTIADRDAETIMRRMIEDAFPEHGIRGEEFGVCRADADWVWVLDPIDGTKSFLSGSLAFGTQIALLYRGRPVLGLINQPITGERWLGTGAAATLNGEPIRTSDKTRLDEAILYTSALEQFDRTRHDRFAALAAKVRFSRFSHDCYAAGLLALGGIDILVESNVFDYDILPQMPIIEAAGGIVTDWEGRPLADASRYDTVLMAANEAMHRSVLAVLHRG
- a CDS encoding sugar phosphate isomerase/epimerase, with translation MNDGGADTVTEMPWSLDPPDWRKSIAALDPASRTRLASRARSAPLFAHAYAFHLNMRFGDMTPLQLADFAADQRLCGLKLHVDDGEHTSLSRMDGDALAAFAAQLKARGLELHVETSTTEGSGLSDAVRIALATDATSLRCYPRYEGRVSQIIAWTIADLRRLADFDPKGRLRYTLEQHEDLKSEELVHIVKAVANPRLSLLFDFGNMINAYELPIPALAMQGPYITEVHVKDCLVKPDRGGWAHLACVSGEGHLPMQAMFVDLLLLGEDRPQVLAFGLEEEEGYFAPALRRPSDAPDPFIPARTASFTDLGPGDLAPRLSREAAAAHRQVETVRTMLDDIAQEAERNDG